The window atcatggggaagactgctgacttgacagttgtccaaaagacgaccattgacaccttgcacaaggagggcaagacacaaaaggtcattgctaaagaggctggctgttcacagagctctgtgtccaagcacattattagagaggcgaagggaaggacaagatgtggtagaaaaaagtgtacaagcaatagggataaccgcaccctggagaggattgtgaaacaaaacccattcaaaaatgtgggggagattcacaaagagtggactgcagctggagtcagtgcttcaagaaccaccacgcacagacgtatgcaagacatgggtttcagctgtcgcattccttgtgtcaagccactcttgaacaagagacagcgtcagaagcgtcttgcctttggactgctgctgagtggtccaaagttatgttctctgatgaaagtaaattttgcatttcctttggaaatcaaggtcccagagtttggaggaagagaggagaggcacagaatccacgttgcttgaggtccagtgtaaagtttccacagtcagtgatggtttggggtgccatgtcatctgctggtgttgatccattgtgttttctgaggtccaaggtcaacgcagccgtctaccaggaagttttagagcacttcatgcttcttgctgctgacaaactttatggagatgcagatttcattttccaacaggacctggcacctgcacacagtgccaaagctaccagtacctggtttaaggaccatggtatccctgttcttgattggccagcaaactcgcctgaccttaaccccatagaaaatctatggggtattgtgacgaggaagatgcaatacgccagacccaacaattcagaagagctgaaggccactatcggagcaacatgggctctcataacacctgagtagtgccagactgatcgactccatgccacgccgcattgctgcagtaatccaggccaaaggagccccaactaaatattgagtgctgtacatgctcatacttttcatgttcatacctttcagttggccaacatttctaaaaatcctttttttgcattggtgttaattgatattctaattttccgagatactgaatttgggactttcattagttgtcagttataatcatcaacattaaaagaaataaacatttgaaatacatcagtctgtgtgtaatgaatgaatctaatatacaagtttcactttttgaatggaattactgaaataaatcaactttgtcatgatattctaattttatgaccagcacctgtacattttCATGGCTTCCTGGTGCTGCCATTAATGAGTGCAAAGCACGAACGAGCCCAAGATGGGCTCATGcagtcattattttatatagtccCCTTTCCAGAAATCAGTAAATAAACTATGCATAATCTAACAAGGTGCCAATCCAGCACAGGGGAGAACATGTAGACATCACAGAGAAGGTCATGCATGAACATGAAATTCCACTACTTCGTGTGCACAAAGATGTCCCCTAATTAACTCAAAGCTCACATATAACCTCAACcccttctgtttttttccttggaTTGTTGATGTGGAGTTTCCTTCAACATCCCAAAGACCTCTATGTTAGATTTATTGACTATTCCAAATTGGTCCCTTGTCATTATCAGTACTGTGTATGTGAGTGCGTCCTGCAATGACTTGGTGtcctctgccttgtgcccagtgcttatGAAACAAACTTTGCCCCCTGAACTCCCCCCTGAATTGAATAAACAAATTTGAGAAGATTTGTAATCCAGATGACTATCAGTATAAGGTTAGTGATAATGTGGCAGCCACAATCCTAGCTGTAATTCCAACATCTCCTTGCAAGATCATGTAATTTAAGTTAATGCAGTTTATCACCCAGGCTCCTGCTAGATATTCTACTGAAATGGTCAAAGTGTggggtgctttttttttttgtttttttttttgggcttaatttagACTGACATATACCTATGTGTGAGGAAGGAGTTTGAATGGGCATTTGTAAAGCCTTTAGCAGATGGGCCACAGTGAACTGTCCCTCTTAATGTGTCTCTTTTAGATCTGGTGGCTGGATGCTGAGCTGACCTGTGGGAACTTGAAGCCTTTTGTCTTCACTCAGGGCCACTCTGTATGTAACCGATCCTTCTTTCCCTGCTTTGACACACCTGCTGTGAAGAGCACGTACTCGGCTACGGTCACGGTCAGTATTGCTGCTGATGGCTCTCGCTAACTacggtgatgatgatgatgatgtgtatttgagagagagagagagagagagtttccTTATGCTGATCTTTGCATGCTCATCAATGtatgataaactttattgtttgaAAATGTCTTCTCTTGGCTTAGGTGCCTGAGGGGGTCCAGGTCCTAATGAGTGCTACATGTAGCGCATACAGTGAGCAGGATAAGGCCTTTCAGTTCCACATGGAACACCCAGTTCCTGCCTACCTCGTAGCCCTGGTGGCTGGAGAGTTGATACCAGCTGATATTGGTCCACGGTAAAAGCTTTTCCATTTGCGTACGAGTTCTGTGCAACACTGGCCTTACTCTCATGTTGTACGTCTTTACTTATTGTAGGAGTCGTATTTGGGCAGAGCCCTGCATCCTGAATATGGCTGTCAGTAAGCTGAATGGCCAAGTGGAGAGCTGGCTGTGTGCAGCCGAAAGACTTTTTGGACCCTATGTATGGGGAAGGTGAATGTGCTATCCTGTTCTGCTATAGTTAGCAGTTTGCCCATGCAGCATTGACAACCAGCTTTCCTTCTTGCAGATACGACATTGTGTTCCTTCCACCCTCTTTCCCCATCGTTGCCATGGAGAATCCCTGTTTGACATTCATCATCtcttccattctggacagtagtgACTTTCTAGTGGTGGATCTCATCCACGAGATTGCCCACAGCTGGTTTGGCAATGCAGTGACCAATGCCACCTGGGAGGAGATGTGGCTGAGTGAGGGGCTGGCGACATATGCACAGAGACGCATCACCACTGAGGCATTCGGTGAGCAGGTGGTAGATCTGTGGTCAGTCGATGGCCACACACAACATTGTATGCCTATTTGGTTTACTGTGTCCTGTTATCCTGCAGGAGCTGCTTTCACCTGTCTGGAGACAGCCTTCCGATTGGGTGCCCTACACCGGCAAATGAGGCTGCTGGGAGAAAACAACCCAGTGAGCAAGCTGCAAGTAAAGTTTGAGTCAGGTGTGATTCTTATTTGGTTTGGGTGGGAATTTGGCTCAATGATTGGCAGTGCTGGACCCGAGTAAAACATTGTCTTGTTTCACATATCAAACAATAAATTCCAAGCTTAAATATCTTAGACATCTGAAAAATGTTCAGGTTGGTGCAACTGAGTACAATCTATCAATTTCTGAAGTTGAGGACATTCATATATGGTAGTTTATcataaaagtataatgaaatccaTGGTAAGAATGTGGCAAATTGTGGGAGGTTAGTAGTATAGACTTGTAAGTAGGGCTGTGTGTGTTAAAGGCTGATTCATACTGTAAGTGAAATGTCAGGAGGCAGGATTGCACTGACTTGTAATAGGTGTGTCCGGTGCAGTaataggtactctggttttcctcccacgtaCCAAGTAGATGCCTGTTAGGTTAAGTGATGGCTTTAAATTGCCTCAGTTTCTGTGCATTttaccttgtgatggactagagCCTCATCAAgagttgatttctgccttgtgctcagtgttgcTGCTATAGGCCCAGGCACTTCaacatttaattgaatttaaatgCATTAGATGATAGAAGGAAATACAGTTATTGAGCGGCACATTATAGCAGAGGTGTGTGAGTCACTGACACGTAATGGAAACCGAGATGTTGATGCTCCCAGCTAGACTATGTGTTGTGTGTAATTGTAATAGGGTGGATTGGAATTTCACGACTCACAAGGGTACAGTGCACTCAAATATTCAAgattcctttacttttttcacattttattatattgcagtggtatgctaaaatcatttaaactaaTTTTCCTTTCATCAAGCAACAGTTAACAGCCCAGAATGACATAGTGAAAagaggattttagacattttttgcaaatttattagaactAAAAAAACTCAACTATCACCTTTATCAACAAGTTTTCAGACCTTTTACTCAGTGCTTCACTGAAGCACCTTTCACAAAGATTATGGACTGGAGTTGTCTTGGGATTTTCTGCCATAACTCTCTGCAGATCCACTGAAGCTCTGcgggttggatggagaccatccgTGGGCAGCTGTTTTCAGATCTTTCCATGTGTTTAGTTGGGTTTCAAGTCCAGACTCTGGCTGAGCCACTTAGGGGCATTCACAGAGTTTCCCTAAGCCACTCTTGTGTTACTTTTACTTTGTGTTTAGGGtcactgtcctgttggaaggtgaaccttccaTCCAGTCTGAGGTGCAAAGTGGTTTGGACCAGGTTattattaaggatatctctgtactttgctcgaTTCAGCTTTCTCTCAACCCTAATTACTCTTCAGTCTCTGCTGCTAAAAAAAATGACGACTCCACAGAATAATGCCTACACAACCATGCTTCATTGTTAGAATGATGTTGTACAGATGGCAGAATCCAGATATTACACTTAGGATTAAGACCAAACATATTCAGTCTTGGTTTCTTCAGACCAGTTGCCATTTTGCAGACTCTAAGTGGgcttcattttttatatataaactgagGAGAAGTTTCTGTCTGGCTATTCTTCCATAAAGTCCACATTAGTGAAGTTTTGTAGTGgtgcttgtccttctggaagtttcttccatctccgCACAGGTTCTCTTGATCTAAGACagagaccattgggttcttggtaacctttcttaccaaggcccttctacTCTGGTTGTTCTGCTTGGCTGAGCAGTCAGCTCTAAGAAGAGCCATTACTTTTCCAAATTTCTTcagtttaagaattatggaggccttTGTGCTCTCGGGAACCTTCGATGCTTCACAATGGTTTTTgttgccttccccagatctgtccCTCAACACAGTTCCATCTCTAAGCCCTGCAGTCAATTCCTTTGACcttatggctttttttttttttttttttttgacctgatGTGCATTGTCCACTGCAgcgtcttatatagacaggtgccTGCCTGTCGCAGTCACATGcagtcaattgaatttaccacaggtgaactccaaacaaggtgtagaaacatctcaatgatgatcaatagaatggaatTCACCTGAGATAAATTTCAAGTATCATAGCAAAGGGTCAGAATACATGTGTCAAAGTAATATTTCAGGTATCAGCGTTTAACACATatgcaaaaatgtattaataatctgatttttatttgtcattctggggtatacAGTGTCACTtgattggggggtggggggaaaaaatcaaaagattttaGTCTAAggcttcaaaataacaaaatggtttGGTTATCAGGAAAAAATGGTAGTGACTTGCTAGTAGGGGGATATGTGTGGTGTGAACTCTGAAAATGTCCCTACCTTTGCCACTAGAAGTGTGTACGTACATGGGAGTGCATGTAATTGTGTAGAACACTGAGGCAAAAGGAATTCTTTAATTGTACTCGCCAGCAAATACGCACACACGTATAGCATTGACGGTCCACACCATGTATGGGTGTGTAGCACTGATTTTTACTGATATGCTTAGAGTGCTATAGACAGATGTGAATGTCATGTTGACTTTCTGATGGAAGTAAACTGTGGATGGTGCTACCTGTGCAGAGCCACAAAGGAAAGAGTGCTTCTGAATGACTAAAGATGGGGCTTGGTGTCTGAGTGCTAGAGACACTCAAAGAGGAGTGTGAACACCAGAACTGTGATTAATCGTGTTAATTCTGTGGTAATTTCAGTGTCTGCAGTATCTATTCAAAGCTGAAATGTGAATTAGTTAAGGTTTAACAGGCTTCAAGAAGTGTATTTGTTTCCTGTTCCTATCCATAACATGGGGTAAATAAAATCAATGTAGTCTGATGTAAGTGATCCATTCAAAGTTGCAAGTCACAAACACTAGTGTGGCAGCACTTCCAATTATATTCCGTCATTAAAAGCCATAATAAAAGACAGACGGCACTAACAAATCACAATGGAGCTTTGTTCAAGCTTCACCATGTTTatacatttgtttaatttgtatttagaGTTGCTCTAAATAAACTGAGTTTTGGTACATTTGTAATATTGATTTCATATGAATTGTGAAGTACTTGTCTGCTATATAAAAAGAAAGTATGTGTATGGTttctaataatgtaaaaaaaaattaaggtcaAGTTAGGCAGTCACTGGGTTTCTTTCTGCTCTTAAGTACACACTGTTATTCTGATTTCATGTTTTCCATTTGGCTATGATTTTGGACATTTGCTTTGATTGTCAGTCTTTTTTACTTTCCAGGAGTGAATCCCAGCAGTCTCATGAATCTCTTCACCTACGAGAAGGGCTTCTGCTTCATTTCCTACTTAGCTGAGCTGTGTGGTGACCCCCAACGTTTCGATGACTTCCTTAGGGTTAGTCTCGTCCATGTGGGTGTCCTCACTCTTGTGTTCCATTATTCTTTTTTAGCAGTCCccttaaactgtgctccattttCCCTACAGGCCTACATTGAGCGCTTCTGTTTTTGTAGTGTGGTGGCCCAGGACCTCCTAGACTACTACTTGTGCTTCTTTCCTGAGCTGCAGGACAGCAGTGTTGCTGACCGTGAAGGTGAGTTTCATTCTTCCTCATATTGTCACCATGGCAAGTGTGCATTTTCTGGTCTATTGACCATGCTCTCTTCTACATGCTATACTACAGGTTTGGAGTTTGAGCGCTGGCTTAGTGCTTGTGGGCCACCCCCATCCGAGCCAGACTTGTCCCAGGGCAACAGCCTGACAGAGCCTGTTGAAACACTGTGCCAGCTGTGGACTGCTGGTACTCTAGACCTACCTACCATTACTTTGCATAACCTAGCACAGTGGCAGACCTTCCAGATGGTGCTATTCCTAGATAAGCTGCTGGATCGCTGCCCCCTGTCTCATGGTATGTCCCTGGTTATGTCTTTGTCCACTGTGCTAATTCTGACTATTCTTGTGCTGCGCACTAATTCCTTTGTCCCATTCCTTTCAGAGGTCATGAGCCGACTTGCTCGCTGCTATTCGCCACTGCTGGACTCAAACGCAGAAGTTAGGATTCGCTGGCTGCAGTTGGTGGTCAGGAGTGGCTACTTCCCTGAACTTCACAAAGTGCGCCGGTTTCTGGAAGACCATGTGAGTATCATTTTGTCTGTCTCAATCTTGACTAAACCTAGGATTGTTTAGCTAACTTGTGTCTGATAAAACACTAAATAGATGAACTTTTTCTATTTGTGTTTGAGAGCTGTGTGGTAAACCTGGCCACTGTTTCAAGCAGTCTGTTATCTCCAGTAACTCGCAACTTTTTTCctctctgcagacctccagaATGTACACTGTCCCCCTATATGAGGATCTTTGTAGCAGCTCCCTAAAATCCATTGCAGTGGATGTTTTCTGCCAATCCCAGAGTCGTATGCATGCAAACTTGCGAAAGACACTTCAGCAGATCTTGTCACAGTGCGTGGGTCCACTTGGTAGCACTCCTGTGGGAGACGAACGAGCAACGGACACCACTGGAACAGTAGCCCTTCGAGACGTCAATGTGTCAGCATGACCAGTGCCTTGGATCGTTTAACTGAGAAATCACTAAAGTAGGCAcacagtgaccagttttcagaCGGCTTTTAGTGGCAACTCTTTGAAGTGTTGTCTTGGGTTTTGACACCAATTTAGCCTGAGTCTGGAAAAAATGAGTCCAGCAATCAAGTGCCTTTTAGATATGTCCACTCAGGGAGACAAAGCTACAGTAGACCTGTAGCCGCAAAACAAGATTTGCAGCAAGGCACGTAGGCTACAAATTTGCGTTACCTGAGGAAGAGTTTAGTGAGTGAGGAGTGAGAGCCATTAAAATGAAGGATATgttgatttaaaaaaagttttctttttttttttttttattggttagTGGAAAATGATCACCTTATTGGCTCCATAACCGTTCTCTCCCCTGTTCCCCTCACTGATCATCTGGGCACTGTTTTGCTAAGA of the Erpetoichthys calabaricus chromosome 2, fErpCal1.3, whole genome shotgun sequence genome contains:
- the rnpepl1 gene encoding aminopeptidase RNPEPL1, encoding MSDSPHSAFCCCPPGRCGAAPSPVDVASASNFESFSLRHLDLRLQLSFPEREVRGRLSLRLCPLSCGVATLVLDTHPSLLIHSVDCCLPEGFLCTGLPYRIEPFTEYGAALSIALPAAAQEPHRGFEVIVLYTAKDAPAIWWLDAELTCGNLKPFVFTQGHSVCNRSFFPCFDTPAVKSTYSATVTVPEGVQVLMSATCSAYSEQDKAFQFHMEHPVPAYLVALVAGELIPADIGPRSRIWAEPCILNMAVSKLNGQVESWLCAAERLFGPYVWGRYDIVFLPPSFPIVAMENPCLTFIISSILDSSDFLVVDLIHEIAHSWFGNAVTNATWEEMWLSEGLATYAQRRITTEAFGAAFTCLETAFRLGALHRQMRLLGENNPVSKLQVKFESGVNPSSLMNLFTYEKGFCFISYLAELCGDPQRFDDFLRAYIERFCFCSVVAQDLLDYYLCFFPELQDSSVADREGLEFERWLSACGPPPSEPDLSQGNSLTEPVETLCQLWTAGTLDLPTITLHNLAQWQTFQMVLFLDKLLDRCPLSHEVMSRLARCYSPLLDSNAEVRIRWLQLVVRSGYFPELHKVRRFLEDHTSRMYTVPLYEDLCSSSLKSIAVDVFCQSQSRMHANLRKTLQQILSQCVGPLGSTPVGDERATDTTGTVALRDVNVSA